AGGAAATCAGCCGAAAAGCGGCGGAAAATGCTCGATCTACCCGGAGTGAACCTCGACCCTCGCGGTAAAACTCATCTCCCCCTCGCCCTTTCTGTCCAGATAATCGTGGATATCGTATCGGATCGTGAAACGATCTCCCTCCACAAAGGCCTTCTCCCCGACATGTTCAATAATCCCGGCCATCGAAAACTCCGCGAGATAGGCCTTGCCCTCAATCCTTTTTCCACCAGCTTTCTCGATCGCAAGGTCCCTTATCATCACCGGCCTGTCAAAGAGGATCCTCAATTCTTGAGAATTCTCCTCTTCCCCGTGGGCGTGCCTGACTAGAAAAGCATCGAGTATCACCGGCGGGCCAGGCTCCCGAACGGCTATCCCCGGGGAAGCCATTTCCACTTTTTCTCCGCTACCCGCATTCAGTATCACCTTTTCCAGCTCGCCGTAGAACTGCTTGTAAGTAATGAAAAATGCACGGGCTGTATCGGCGAGCTCCTCCTTTTTGGGAATTATTCCCGCCTTTATTGAAATACTGAGGGTTTTACCGGTAACGGAAATTTCCTCAAGTTCCCCCCACCCTTGGTATATCGGCTTGACATATTTCCCCATCGCCCGCGATGGAAGGCCTGCAATCATGGTCCTGGCGATGAGCGTTTCCTTCTCCTCCGGTGTCGTCACGAAGAAAGGGTAGGGAACGAAAGAGTCCCCCCCTTTTTCAGGGTAATAGATGACGAGCCCCTCACAATCGACCATCCCCGCGTCGGGAATCCGGCCGAAGTACCTGACATAGTCATCGGACACACGCACGTTGACATGCTTCATCAAGCTCTCTGAAATGCCTTTATGCATCGTGTTTCCGTGCCTTAAATAAAAATATAAAGCTGCGACGACCAATAAAGAAAAGATCAAAACTATGACATTTCTCACTGCTGGATTTAATTTTCTCATCGACTCTACCTGTAAAATAATAGTATTTGTATACCGCTGAACTCAGCTCCCGGCTTCGATAAACTTTTTTACACTTACTTTAAACTCTGTAGAATCCCACAAATGCAGCGATTCGTGCCTTTCGAGAACCTCCCCTTCTTCTGATATGAAAAATGTTGTGGGTAGAAATATAACATCGAGGATACGGGCAATATTTCCATCCAAATCCTTCCTGAAGATGGCGTTTCCCTTATTGTCGGGCAGATTACTCAAAAATTCTTCATATCCGAGAGGTGTTATATCGACGATGGAAAAAAGAACATCTTCTCCCATAAAATCCTCAGACAACGTGACAAATCTCTCTAAATGCCTCTTACAATCCGACATGGATGACGTGTAGACGACGAGAACAACTTTCCTTCCTCTGAGATTTTCAAGGGTCGTCTCTTTCCCCGCGGAGTCGACAACCTTCAGGTGGAAAGGCATAGCTTCCCCACTGTACAATTTCCCACCGTGGAATAAGATCAGAACTGAGAGGAGAATAACAAAAGACTTCTGAAATAAAAATATTCTCAACACTTTTTCCTTTCAATAATTTATAATCCCCTAAACTATTATTGCAGAAATCTTCAAAATTCTATCTAACAAAAATCCTTCTCCCACTTTCGCTCCGGTACCAGGCAAACAGGTCAGGATTCCTTAAAAAGGTCTCCCTGCATTCACGGGTGCAGAACCCGTAGGTCTGGCCTTTCCACCCGAGTGAGTAACGAAAGGGCTCGATACCCGGCTTTTTCCCGCATACGGGATCATATGGGAAAACGGGTTCAAACTGATTGGACAATTTGTTCTCTTCCATGACAACCATCCTTTCCACAGAGTTTTTGTTTACCGTTGTAAAAAATATCCCANNNATCATGGGCTCCGTGTAAACCTATACGATACTTAAGCAACGAAAATGCCAAAAGACACGGCCACCATACTCAGAAGATAAAGCGTTGATATTTGATGGTATTTTTTATTGATTAGACTCAGAATCCAAGAGTTTGATCGAATTTGGTGTAAAATATATAACCGATTTGACCATTTCCTGCGAATTTTTTTCGCATGTATAAAGTCGATAGCCCTATCCCCTTGTTCACCTCTTGGCAAATCATCATTAGCCGTGTTCAACAATAAATTTTCAATACTTCTCAGGTAATAAAAATTTGATAAGCCCAGGACACGAACCCATGGTAAGTCCTCCTGAAATCCTCCCTGTTGTCCGAGTCGAGGGAATATGGCTCTAACCCTTCGATACCGATGGAAAGGCGCACGAATTCCGGAGTCACCCCGGCAGCGAGCTGCTCCTCGGGGTTGAGCCGCTGATGTGTGGTGCTTGCGGGATGGATGACCAGGCTCTTCGCATCCCCGATATTAGCAAGGAGGGAGAGGAGCTTAACGTTATCGATGAATGTTTTGCCGGCTTCGTATCCTCCCTTCACGCCGAAGCCCACTATAGCGCCGAATCCTCCGTCCAGATACTTCTTTGCGAGCTCGTGGGTCGGGTGATCCTCGAACCCGGAATAGTTCACCCAGGAAACTTTCGGGTGGCTACTCAGATACGTTGCCACCTTTAGGGCATTATTGTGGTGCTTCTCCATCCTCAAGTGGAGCGTCTCGAGTCCCTGAAGGAAGAGGAAGGCGTTGAAAGGGCTCATGGCGGGCCCGATGTCCCGCATCAGCTGGAGCCTCGCTTTCAGGATGAACGCCGCGTTGCCGAAGGCTTCCACGTATCGCAACCCGTGGTAGCCCGGGTCGGGCTCGGTTGCCCCAGTGCCCGGCAGGCTCTCCGCTCAGAAACTCCCAGAGACGAGCAGGCNNNNNNNNNNNNNNNNNNNNNNNNNNNNNNNNNNNNNNNNNNNNNNNNNNNNNNGCATTCTCTTTTTCCAGTTCCTTCAGCCTCTTTGCCTGCTCCACTCCCATACCACCGTATTCTTTCCGCCAGCGGTAGCAGGTCTGTTCAGATTCACCGAGCTTCCGGATAACTTCCGCCACATTCTGTCCCTTGTTGATGAGGATCTCTGCTTCCCGGAGCTTCTTGACGATCTGTTCAGGGGTGAATCGTTTCCTGCTCATGACCTGCCTCCTCGGTAAGAATCATTCCCAAAATCCTCACATAACACCTGGATCAGTTTTTGGGGGGCAGGTCACCGGCATCAAAGACTCCCATAATGTCCCGGTCTCTCTCATATATCATCAAACCGTTGCATCTCGGGCATTTCATGGCATTCTCCTCTTCCTCGCAATTGAAATTTCCTGTTCAATTAGCTTTCCTGACGCCGATCCTCCCGCCGGAGAGGTTATACAGGGGAACAACGATAAGCGCAAAGTAAATACCATAGAGGAACGCTTCCACGAATCCGAGCAGGAACGTCCACAGGGTCAACCATTTGAAACCGGGCAGGAGCCTCTCCCAGACCGGATACATCGCCAGTCCTGGGAAGATAAGATCAAAAACCACACAGATCACATAGGTGATACTCAGAAACAGCCCGGCAGTTAATCCAACAGACCTTATACTCAGATTACGCATTAAAAACACCTCCTCTTAAAAAATTGGTGGACAGTTTAACGTCATGTCCAGGACTGACGAGAGTGTCCCTCACCGCAGTGGGCCACCCTCGGGATCATGAACCGCGCCACGAAAATCACCTCCTTTTCCTGTCTAAATATCATCTATCTGAACTGCGGAGAAAATGGATCAGCACTCCTCCGGTCGTCGTTATCCCGTAATCAGTGATGTCCATGAGAGGATCTTTTGTGATCTCCGCTGTTATTCTTATCTTTCCCGTGACCGCCGCAGCATCCGCTGTTCAGATACATGAGGAAGAGCAACCCACCGATCAGCAGAACAGTCAACCATCCGCCTGTCATTTTTTCACCTCCTTTGAAAGGTACCTTCTTCTGATGCATAGGTCGTGCCAGATGATCAAGCTTTCAGAATACAGCACGTAATGTGTTGAAATTGAATACTTTTATAATAATAGGAGGGAAATTGAGCAACCAAAATGATCTCACCTGCTGGAAAATATTTGACCGATCGTCAAAAAAGAATGGGAAAAAAATTTACACGTTCAACCGTGACCGGGGGAACTTTCATTACACGGGGCCGAACCACCCCGAGATTGTAAGTGCGCTCGTTACGATCCAGAAGATAATCCGTGGGATCCTCGTTACCGTTTCATAGGACTCGCGGTAAAATCGGGAGTCTCTAGTAACCGTGTACAGCTCCGTTATAATTTCCCAGAAAGCGTGCGAACCGATCAAGACGAGGATAATTCCCGGCACACTGGCCCGGCCCGACCCGACATGTATAGCAAGCATCACCCCCGTGTAAAGCAGTATGAGAGGCGCAGTTTGCAAATGGCCGAATTCGTGGGTCAACGTCAGAGCATACCTTGCATTTTCCGGCAATCCCTTGCGTAACACCAAGTTAAATACGGGAGGATGGGGAACCTCGAAGCCCTCCAGGCCGGCCTTGTGCATAAAATCAGGCCCGATGGTGACGCTCCCGGTTAAACCAAACCAGGTTCGCTTTTTAACGGTCTTCGTCTCCGTCAATTCCACTCTCTTTCCAGGTTCGTTCATTGTATGTGTCTCTTATAATGATTGATTTCTAACGGGGAAAGCAAGAGCATAATGTTACCGATTCTTCATTCTGAAAGGCTGGCGGTTGATCATCCCTTTTTAAAATCTCTACCATGTTTTCCCCCTGTAATTTGGATCGATCGAAGAGGCGAAAAAAAGGTCGGCCAAATAGGAATGTTGATAGAAAAACCGACCGCAAACCGGATTAAAGTTGTTATTGACTTTAACTTTTACAGTTTGTAGAATTTAATCGTACCAGATAACCGGCAATCTCAAAGGGAGGTAAAAATGGGTGTAATTACCATTTCGAGACAGTACGGGGCAGGAGGAGAGGAAGTAGCGGAAAAAATCTCCAAAGTACTGGATTATAGGATAATCGCGCGGAAAGAAATCGAGAATAAACTCATAGATATTGCCGGACAACAAATCGCTGAAAAGGTCATCGCTGAAAAAGCACCGGGTATTATCGAACGAATAACGGTCGATCTGAGAATCTGGAAAAACCTCTTGAAAGAATCGATACTTTCTTTCGCAGTAGACGGGAATGTACTGATACTGGGAAGAGGCTCTTTCGATGTTTTCAGAGATGTTCCCGGAGTCCTCGACATACTCGTCTCAGGAAACTTAAAGCAAAGGGTGAAATACGTAATAGTGAAAGAAGGTATAAACTCACTCCACGCAGAGGAAAAGATTGAGAGGATAGACAGGGAAAGATCAGGTTTTTTAAACTACTATTACGGGGTTGATTGGCCCGATCCTTCACTATTCCACTTTTCAGCAAACCCGCTTCGCATTGGTATAGACGAATGCGCTGGGGCAATTGAAGCGCTGGCTTCTTTTTTATATAACAGGGAAGATT
The sequence above is drawn from the Deltaproteobacteria bacterium genome and encodes:
- a CDS encoding redoxin domain-containing protein, with the translated sequence MRIFLFQKSFVILLSVLILFHGGKLYSGEAMPFHLKVVDSAGKETTLENLRGRKVVLVVYTSSMSDCKRHLERFVTLSEDFMGEDVLFSIVDITPLGYEEFLSNLPDNKGNAIFRKDLDGNIARILDVIFLPTTFFISEEGEVLERHESLHLWDSTEFKVSVKKFIEAGS
- a CDS encoding YHS domain-containing protein, with translation MEENKLSNQFEPVFPYDPVCGKKPGIEPFRYSLGWKGQTYGFCTRECRETFLRNPDLFAWYRSESGRRIFVR
- a CDS encoding transposase; the encoded protein is MSRKRFTPEQIVKKLREAEILINKGQNVAEVIRKLGESEQTCYRWRKEYGGMGVEQAKRLKELEKENA